Part of the Acidobacteriota bacterium genome, ATGAACGTATGAAGCCCCCCAGCGATTCCCAAAACAATAGTTACATTTCATGAGCCAAATCATAAATCGAACGGCCGGAATTTGATATTTAATAAGGGAGCACGAGGGGACTCACATGAAGTATTTTCTCCGTACACTTTTACTAACAGGAAATTCGACTGTGATCTATCCCGTTTACGAAGGGCCTTCTACTCATTTTTACATTACTCGCTATCGATCCGGATCTTCTTTGACCGCGAGTTTTCACGCTGCCGATCCGCATAAATACGCGCACTGGTATTTTCGCCTGTAACGTTTCGAATATATGATAACTATCTAAGCCCAAGGAATTGCTCATTAGTTGTACGCACCATATTCTCTTTTAGGTTGGCACTCATTTTGCAGACGACAGATGGTTGCCCTATAGAAAAAACGAATGCCCATCGAGATCACCAAGCCAGCTACTTCGATTAATTATCGCAACCCGACCTTGATCGGGCTCGGGGCATCAATGGCTCTGACGGCACTTGTTATTGTCGGTTCGCGAAATCTTGAACATTTCGATTCGGCTTTATTCGGGTATCTGATCGCGAGTATCGTCGCGTTCGGCGCAATATTTTTCCGCTATGCACTTTGGCTCCAGCGTCCGGCGACGCGGGCATATTTTTCCAGAGGGTTGAAGCTTTTTTTCCAGCGAAAGAAATTTGCACGCAACACACTAGATGCCACAAAAACGGTTGGCATAAACATGCTCGCCCAGAAGTTTATCTTCAAACGGGCCAAATCAAGATGGCTGATGCATTTTCTGATCATGTGGGGCTGTATTTTGTCAGCGGCCATCACCTTCCCGCTGGTATGGGGCTGGATACACTTCAAACTTGAGAGCGAAACAGGCTACAAGGCCTACGTATTCGGCTTTCCAATGCAATCGATGGACGTCCACAGCGTACTGGCATTTTTCACGTTCAAGGCTCTCAATTTCACGGCTCTCATGGTGCTAGCGGGCTGTGCTATTGCGATCCATCGCCGATTAAAAGACCGCGGAGCAATTGCGGTCCAGCAATTTCTTTTGGATTTTGTTCCCCATCTTTTGTTGATCGCGATCTGTGTTTCGGGACTTATGCTAACGGCATCGAGTACATATTTCGGTGGGTATATGTACTCGTTCATTGCCCTGACCCATCAAGCGATAGTGATAATGACGCTTTTCTTCCTACCGTTTGGCAAGCTATTTCATATTGTTCAGCGTCCGGCGTCGATCGGCGTTGAGCTCTATCAACAGCGAGCGAAAGAAATGGAGCAGGCGAAATGTCGGCGGTGCGGCGTAGAATTCGCGTCTGTTATGTGGCTCGGCGATCTGAAGAGCGTCGTCGAAAAAGTCGGGTTTGACTACACAATGGAAAATGGTGAGAAGTTGCAGGATTATTGTCCGCGTTGCAAACGTGTAATCCGGGGCCTTGCATACTCCGTCCTAATGGATCGCCCCGATAAGGTCTTTCACGGCTCACGCTCCGGCACCGAATAGCAAATAATGTCAAAAGTTGAGAATCTCGCAAGTATCATTGATCGTTTCGGCCCTCATTTGCACGATGAGCCTATAGGCGGTTGGAGCGCCGAACGAAAAGTCGACAAGATGGTGCCCACCCACTGTCCGTATTGCGGAATGCAGTGCGGAATGAATCTGCTCGTCGAGAAGAATCATGTTGTTGGCGTAGAACCGCGTTACGATTTTCCGGTAAACGAGGGCCGATTGTGTCCAAAAGGAGTGACGGCGTATCTACAGACACATCATCCCGATCGGCTGGAATACCCGCTGATAAAACAAAATGGCAATTTCGAGCGAGCGAGCTGGGACGAGGCTCTCGATCTGATCGTGGCGAAATTTAAGGGGCTGCAGGAAAAATACGGAAAGGATTCAATCGCTGTTTATTCAGGCTCGTCGCTGACGACCGAAAAGACATATCTCGTCGGTAAATTCGCCCGCCTTGGTTTGCAGACCAGATACATTGATTACAATGGACGGCTTTGCATGGCGTCCGCTGCAGGCGGCAATAACAAGGCGTTCGGCATCGACCGGGCGGCAAATCCATGGAGCGATATACCGCACGCCGAGGTTCTGATAATCGCCGGAGCAAATTGTGCCGAAACGTTTCCGATCCTTAACGGATTTCTTTGGAAACAACGTGATAACGGCGGCGTCTGGATCGTAATCGATCCCCGCGAGACCGCGACAGCTCGTCAAG contains:
- a CDS encoding MFS transporter translates to MPIEITKPATSINYRNPTLIGLGASMALTALVIVGSRNLEHFDSALFGYLIASIVAFGAIFFRYALWLQRPATRAYFSRGLKLFFQRKKFARNTLDATKTVGINMLAQKFIFKRAKSRWLMHFLIMWGCILSAAITFPLVWGWIHFKLESETGYKAYVFGFPMQSMDVHSVLAFFTFKALNFTALMVLAGCAIAIHRRLKDRGAIAVQQFLLDFVPHLLLIAICVSGLMLTASSTYFGGYMYSFIALTHQAIVIMTLFFLPFGKLFHIVQRPASIGVELYQQRAKEMEQAKCRRCGVEFASVMWLGDLKSVVEKVGFDYTMENGEKLQDYCPRCKRVIRGLAYSVLMDRPDKVFHGSRSGTE